A window from Sus scrofa isolate TJ Tabasco breed Duroc chromosome 2, Sscrofa11.1, whole genome shotgun sequence encodes these proteins:
- the AGGF1 gene encoding angiogenic factor with G patch and FHA domains 1: protein MASEAPSPSLSPSPPPSPEPELAQLRRKVEKLERELRSCKRQVREIEKLLHHTERLYQSAESNNQELRTQVEELSKILHCGRNEDNNKSDVEVQTENHPPWSISDYYYQTYYNDVNLPNKASEPSVQEDQDIEASTFNSKDQAHVENDAYAGTDVTESVKCGQEDHFVSNSQEPASVLATEDTSLEGSSLAESLRAAAEAAVSQTGFSYDENTGLYFDHSTGFYYDSENQLYYDPSTGIYYYCDVESGRYQFHSRVDLQPYQTSGTKQSKDKKLKKKRKDPDSSTTNEEKNLNSEDQKTSNIEQINCSEGEDFANVKKKAKIDIHYKSSPPKLTVPVSAKTVESPLNENIYNSASFKDEKITETDSEPEEGEITDSQTEDSYDEDITSEDSVTAEDTEDEDEEKIWPPCIRVIVIRSPVLQTGSLFIITAVNPATIGREKDMEHTLRIPEVGVSKFHAEIYFDHDLQSYVLVDQGSQNGTVVNGKQILQPKTKCDPYVLEHGDEVKIGETVLSFHIHPGSDTCDGCEPGQVRAHLRLDKKDEPFVGPALSKEEKELERRKELKKIRVKYGLQNTDYEDEKALKNPKYKDRAGKRREQVGSEGTFQRDDAPASVHFEITDSNKGRKMLEKMGWKKGEGLGKDGGGMKTPIQLQLRRTHAGLGTGTPSSIEDVHLLQSKNKKNWEKARERFAENFPETKSQKDVSGTVPWVKGTVE, encoded by the exons ATGGCCTCCGAGGCGCCGTCGCCTTCGTTGTCGCCGTCGCCGCCTCCCTCTCCCGAGCCAGAGCTGGCCCAGCTGAGGCGGAAGGTGGAGAAGTTGGAACGCGAGCTGCGGAGCTGCAAGCGGCAAGTGAGGGAGATCGAGAAGCTGTTGCATCACACAGAACGGCTGTACCAGAGCGCCGAGAGCAATAACCAGGAGCTCCGCACCCAG gTAGAAGAGCTCAGTAAAATACTCCATTGTGGGAGAAACGAAGATAATAATAAGTCTGATGTGGAAGTACAAACAGAGAACCACCCTCCTTGGTCAATCTCAG ATTATTATTATCAGACATACTATAATGATGTTAATCTTCCAAATAAAGCATCTGAACCCTCAGTTCAGGAAGATCAGGATATCGAAGCTTCTACTTTTAATTCTAAAGACCAGGCACATGTAGAAAATGATGCTTATGCTGGTACTGATGTAACAGAAAGTGTCAAATGTGGACAAGAGGACCATTTTGTCTCAAATTCAcag GAGCCAGCATCTGTGTTGGCAACAGAAGATACATCCTTGGAAGGTTCATCATTAGCTGAGAGTTTGAGAGCTGCAGCAGAAGCTGCTGTATCACAGACAGGATTTAGTTACGATGAGAATACTGGATTGTATTTTGATCACAGCACTGGATTTTATTATGACTCT gaaaatcaaCTCTATTATGATCCCTCCACTGGAATTTATTACTACTGTGATGTGGAAAGTGGTCGATATCAGTTTCATTCTCGTGTAGATTTGCAACCTTATCAAACTTCTGGCACAAAACAAAGTAAAgataaaaaactgaagaagaaaagaaaagatccagATTCTTCTACAACAAATGAGGAAAAG AATTTGAATTCAGAAGATCAGAAAACATCCAATATTGAACAAATAAACTGCAGTGAGGGAGAAGATTTTGCAAATGTGAAAAAGAAGGCCAAAATAGACATTCATTACAAAAGTAGTCCCCCCAAATTGACTGTTCCAGTTAGCGCAAAGACTGTAGAATCTCCTcttaatgaaaacatttacaaTTCGGCTtcatttaaagatgagaaaatcacAGAGACTGATAGTGAGCCAGAGGAAGGTGAAATTACAGACTCTCAGACTGAGGACAGTTATGATGAGGACATTACCAGTGAAGACAGTGTAACTGCAGAAGATACTGAAGATGAAG atgaagaaaaaatttgGCCCCCATGTATTAGAGTAATTGTTATTAGATCACCTGTGTTGCAGACAGGATCACTTTTTATCATTACAGCTGTAAACCCTGCTACGATTGGAAG AGAAAAAGATATGGAGCATACTCTTCGAATCCCTGAAGTCGGTGTCAGTAAG tttcatgcAGAAATTTATTTTGACCATGACTTACAAAGTTATGTCCTTGTGGATCAAGGCAGTCAGAATGGTACAGTTGTTAATGGAAAACAGATTCTTCAG ccCAAAACCAAATGTGACCCTTACGTACTTGAGCATGGAGATGAAGTGAAGATTGGAGAGACTGTGTTGTCCTTTCACATTCACCCTGGCAGTGACACCTGTGATGGCTGTGAGCCAGGGCAGGTTAGAGCCCACCTTCGTCTTGATAAGAAAGACGAACCCTTTG ttggTCCAGCACTAAGTAAGGAGGAAAAAGAgttggaaaggagaaaagaattaaagaaaatacgAGTAAAATATGGTTTGCAG AATACAGACTATGAAGATGAAAAGGCATTGAAGAATCCAAAATATAAAGATAGAGCTGGAAAACGTAGGGAGCAGGTTGGAAGTGAAGGAACTTTCCAAAGAGATGATGCTCCTGCATCTGTTCATTT tgaAATTACTGATAGCAACAAAGGTCGGAAGATGTTGGAGAAGATGGGTTGGAAGAAAGGAGAGGGCCTAGGGAAGGATGGTGGAGGAATGAAAACTCCG ATCCAGCTTCAACTTCGGCGAACACATGCAGGCTTGGGGACAGGCACACCATCCTCAATTGAAGATGTTCACCTTCTCCAAAGCAAGAACAAAAAGAACTGGGAGAAAGCACGAGAGAGGTTTGCTGAAAACTTCCCAGAAACTAAATCTCAAAAAGATGTGTCAGGGACCGTGCCGTGGGTCAAAGGGACTGTAGAGTGA